One stretch of Oceanipulchritudo coccoides DNA includes these proteins:
- a CDS encoding dienelactone hydrolase family protein, whose product MSRHLLAICVGMVILASLITSGIQQSWGRVDVMEIKLPTQNGQWLVADLFKPDTATKDNPAPLVVVVPGFQRSKEALSNIAIELSRRGIVAISIDPYAQGGSSSSMSRRAATTEGYGMFALVDYAAETSNLNYIDKERIGATGHSAGGNAAIRGANFFGRESIRTGRPSKLHSVFVSGYVLTLRDDVLADVRSNVGVSYAYYDEGAYRNDLKNGDMRVAPEALRTVNSALLPGDEPIREVELGKYYGNAEDRTLRVIHNERILHPFQPYMREATANQIEYFEKVFDLDPAITSRNQVWYWKEILSLVSLVAAFIAIVPLGQLLLAKVPYFRVLVHPLPEAQPVPRGKGKILFWGLFILGALIACFSYIPMTELSKKLFVAASSREMTWFFPQRMNNGVMLWAVFNGIIGFIIFYLSYRFHGKKHGIHPGLWGAKTNWMELKRTALLALSIFSSFYFLLFALYYFLHVDYRFMFMGVRVFQPVLILLMLMYVPMFFIFFLSNSLRVNGAMRIEGEPEWKSMLRAGIANSLGLFFIVLVQYVTFAVTGTVYWTDGWLYINLLFAVVPIMFILPYFNRYFFRMTGRIYLGPMTMCLIFIMILLSNTVCYTPL is encoded by the coding sequence ATGAGCCGCCATCTCCTGGCCATATGTGTCGGGATGGTGATTCTCGCGAGCCTCATCACCTCTGGGATCCAGCAGTCCTGGGGACGGGTTGACGTGATGGAGATCAAACTTCCGACGCAAAACGGGCAATGGCTGGTAGCGGATTTATTCAAGCCGGACACGGCGACGAAAGACAACCCCGCCCCGCTGGTTGTCGTGGTACCGGGTTTTCAGCGCTCGAAGGAGGCCTTGTCTAACATTGCCATCGAGTTGTCCCGGCGGGGGATCGTGGCCATATCGATTGACCCCTACGCGCAGGGCGGATCAAGCTCATCGATGAGCCGTCGGGCTGCGACAACCGAGGGATATGGTATGTTTGCCCTGGTGGACTACGCGGCTGAGACATCCAATCTGAATTATATTGATAAGGAGCGCATTGGTGCGACGGGTCATTCAGCCGGCGGTAACGCAGCCATCCGGGGAGCAAACTTCTTTGGTAGAGAATCGATTCGGACAGGAAGACCCAGCAAGCTCCATTCTGTATTCGTTTCTGGATACGTACTGACCCTGAGGGATGATGTCCTCGCAGATGTTCGTTCGAACGTCGGTGTTAGCTATGCCTATTATGACGAGGGGGCCTACCGGAATGACCTTAAAAACGGGGACATGCGGGTTGCCCCGGAAGCCTTGCGGACCGTCAATTCGGCCCTTCTGCCCGGAGATGAACCAATTCGGGAAGTGGAGCTGGGAAAATACTATGGTAATGCGGAGGACCGAACCCTGCGGGTCATCCACAACGAACGTATCCTGCATCCCTTTCAGCCATACATGCGTGAAGCGACAGCGAACCAGATCGAGTATTTCGAGAAAGTATTCGACCTTGACCCAGCCATCACAAGCCGGAACCAGGTGTGGTACTGGAAGGAAATCCTCAGCCTTGTATCGCTGGTTGCCGCTTTCATCGCCATTGTTCCCCTTGGGCAACTGCTGCTGGCAAAGGTTCCGTATTTCCGGGTGCTTGTACACCCGCTTCCCGAAGCCCAGCCGGTACCGCGCGGGAAAGGCAAAATTCTCTTTTGGGGTCTCTTTATCCTCGGCGCCTTGATCGCCTGTTTTTCATACATTCCGATGACTGAGCTGTCCAAGAAGTTGTTTGTGGCGGCATCCAGCCGGGAGATGACATGGTTTTTCCCGCAACGGATGAACAACGGGGTCATGCTCTGGGCGGTCTTCAACGGGATAATCGGATTCATCATCTTCTACCTGAGTTACCGTTTTCACGGAAAGAAGCATGGTATTCACCCAGGGTTATGGGGGGCAAAGACCAACTGGATGGAGCTGAAGCGGACAGCCCTGCTCGCCCTTTCCATTTTCTCCTCCTTTTACTTTCTTCTCTTTGCCTTGTATTATTTCCTGCATGTCGACTACCGCTTCATGTTCATGGGCGTGCGGGTCTTCCAGCCCGTCCTGATCCTCCTGATGCTGATGTACGTGCCAATGTTCTTTATTTTCTTCCTCTCAAATTCATTGCGGGTCAACGGCGCCATGCGCATTGAGGGAGAGCCCGAATGGAAAAGCATGTTACGGGCGGGCATCGCCAACTCACTCGGCTTGTTCTTTATTGTCCTTGTCCAATACGTCACCTTTGCGGTGACCGGAACCGTCTACTGGACGGATGGATGGCTCTACATCAACCTGCTGTTTGCGGTCGTCCCGATCATGTTTATTCTGCCTTACTTCAACCGCTACTTTTTTCGGATGACCGGGCGTATTTATCTTGGCCCCATGACGATGTGTCTGATCTTCATCATGATCCTGCTTTCCAATACGGTCTGCTACACGCCGCTGTAA
- the dnaJ gene encoding molecular chaperone DnaJ produces the protein MAKHDYYELLGVGRDATPEQIKKAYRKKAVEFHPDKHKGDKGMEEKFKEVSEAYEVLKDADKKAAYDRYGHAAFEQGGAGMRGGAGGGFHDPFDIFREVFGGSAFDDFFGGGGGGSRGSQANQGGSDLRYDIEISLVDAYKGVEKEVSYRTAVACSHCSGSGAEPGSRVVNCSTCGGAGRVVSSRGFFQVQQACPSCNGAGRMPEKRCGSCNGDGRVVKNKKVKIHVPAGIATGQKLRSAGNGEAGVMGGPAGDLYVVVHVKEHNIFERHGDDLYCDVPIKFTLAALGGTIEVPTLSNTSGRVSLKIPAGTQNGTVFKLRDRGMPSLRGGTKGNQFARVHIEVPKKLKSDQRELLEKFAQVSGDADNPMEESFWDKAKKIFD, from the coding sequence ATGGCCAAGCACGATTACTACGAATTGCTGGGTGTCGGCCGTGACGCCACACCAGAGCAGATCAAGAAAGCCTACCGCAAGAAGGCCGTCGAGTTCCACCCGGACAAGCACAAGGGCGACAAAGGCATGGAGGAGAAGTTCAAGGAAGTCTCCGAGGCCTATGAGGTGCTCAAGGATGCCGACAAGAAGGCAGCCTACGACCGTTACGGCCATGCAGCCTTCGAGCAGGGCGGAGCTGGCATGCGCGGCGGAGCCGGGGGCGGCTTCCATGATCCGTTTGATATTTTCCGTGAGGTTTTTGGAGGCAGCGCCTTTGATGACTTCTTTGGTGGTGGAGGCGGCGGCAGCCGGGGTTCCCAGGCAAACCAGGGCGGATCAGATCTTCGCTATGATATCGAGATCTCGCTTGTGGACGCCTACAAGGGGGTTGAAAAAGAGGTTTCCTACCGGACCGCGGTCGCCTGTAGCCACTGTAGCGGTTCTGGCGCTGAACCCGGATCACGGGTGGTCAACTGCTCAACCTGTGGCGGTGCAGGTCGCGTGGTAAGCTCAAGAGGCTTTTTTCAGGTTCAACAGGCTTGCCCGTCCTGTAACGGCGCCGGTCGCATGCCGGAAAAGCGCTGTGGCTCCTGCAATGGCGATGGCCGTGTGGTGAAAAACAAGAAGGTGAAGATTCATGTTCCGGCGGGAATTGCCACCGGACAGAAACTTCGTTCAGCCGGAAACGGCGAAGCGGGCGTGATGGGCGGACCTGCGGGCGACCTGTATGTCGTCGTGCACGTGAAGGAGCACAACATTTTCGAGCGTCACGGGGATGATCTTTATTGTGATGTACCGATCAAGTTCACCCTGGCGGCGCTTGGCGGGACAATCGAAGTGCCCACGCTCTCCAACACAAGCGGCCGGGTCTCCCTGAAAATTCCTGCGGGAACGCAAAACGGAACGGTCTTCAAACTTCGTGATCGCGGCATGCCCTCCTTACGCGGTGGGACAAAAGGCAACCAGTTTGCGCGGGTCCATATCGAGGTGCCCAAGAAGCTGAAAAGCGATCAGCGTGAGCTGCTTGAAAAATTTGCCCAAGTATCGGGGGATGCTGATAATCCGATGGAGGAGAGCTTCTGGGACAAGGCCAAGAAGATCTTCGATTAA
- a CDS encoding nucleotide exchange factor GrpE: MSKNSDNPENQNPEEQSEEVKTPEEASQEQEQAVHSTEPDAEISGLLKKLDEATAEISEQKERYLRTVADLENYRKRAVREKDEARRQANCGLMEDLLPILDNFRLGLKSAESHEGGAVFAEGFRMILGQMESTLRQNGLEEINPEKGPFDPNFHEAVAHVPHDEVADGEIIEVHRIGYKLHERLLRPASVLISSGPAEVAAETSEAEEK, encoded by the coding sequence ATGAGTAAGAATTCAGATAATCCAGAAAATCAAAACCCTGAGGAGCAATCCGAGGAAGTGAAGACCCCGGAAGAGGCCTCGCAGGAGCAGGAACAAGCTGTTCATTCCACTGAACCGGATGCTGAGATTAGCGGGCTGCTTAAGAAGCTCGACGAGGCAACGGCGGAAATTTCAGAACAGAAGGAGCGCTATCTGCGAACCGTCGCAGATCTGGAAAACTACCGGAAGCGTGCCGTTCGCGAGAAGGATGAAGCCCGCCGGCAGGCGAACTGCGGCTTGATGGAGGATTTACTACCGATCCTTGATAATTTCCGCCTCGGACTGAAGTCAGCTGAATCCCATGAGGGTGGAGCGGTCTTTGCCGAGGGATTTCGCATGATTCTCGGACAAATGGAATCGACCTTGCGCCAGAATGGACTCGAGGAGATCAACCCGGAGAAGGGGCCCTTTGACCCGAATTTTCATGAGGCCGTGGCACATGTGCCGCATGATGAGGTCGCTGACGGCGAAATCATCGAGGTCCACCGTATCGGCTACAAATTGCATGAGCGCCTTTTGCGTCCCGCATCAGTGCTGATTTCCAGTGGACCGGCGGAGGTAGCCGCTGAAACATCTGAAGCGGAGGAAAAATAG
- the purN gene encoding phosphoribosylglycinamide formyltransferase, which yields MRFVILGSGTGSNAEALLKAWDEGKLGKAEPVAILSDKPEARILQLGKPFGVPGIHVEPGPFRTKLSPEGEQAYIEAIRATKADLVVLAGFMRVLKEPFLEAFPNRIINLHPSLLPSFKGLDGIRQAYEYGVKVTGCTVHFVSGELDGGRIIDQKVVPIERTDSLEDLELKVHAAEHELLPQVVRALAEGGLE from the coding sequence ATGCGGTTTGTGATTTTGGGATCTGGAACAGGGAGCAATGCCGAAGCGCTTTTGAAAGCATGGGACGAGGGAAAACTGGGTAAGGCCGAACCCGTTGCCATTCTCAGTGACAAGCCTGAAGCCCGCATCCTCCAGTTGGGAAAACCGTTTGGCGTGCCAGGAATTCATGTGGAACCGGGTCCGTTCCGGACTAAGTTGTCCCCGGAGGGCGAGCAGGCCTATATCGAGGCAATACGCGCCACGAAGGCGGACTTGGTTGTTCTGGCAGGATTCATGCGGGTCCTCAAGGAGCCTTTCCTTGAGGCTTTCCCCAACCGGATCATCAATTTGCATCCCAGCCTGCTTCCCAGCTTCAAGGGATTGGACGGCATCCGCCAGGCCTACGAATACGGGGTGAAAGTGACCGGCTGCACGGTCCACTTTGTTTCAGGTGAGCTTGATGGTGGGAGGATCATCGACCAGAAGGTTGTTCCCATCGAAAGAACCGATTCACTTGAGGATCTTGAATTAAAAGTTCACGCCGCTGAACACGAACTGTTGCCGCAAGTTGTCCGTGCACTCGCCGAGGGAGGCCTTGAATGA
- the dcuC gene encoding C4-dicarboxylate transporter DcuC, translated as MIPRQLVFWLLTLFGLFLSVILEAVLPDGTGSFSFTSERNGKEVVVHYVKSDNYNPGNPPVMVFHGMNRNPGEYRDGWIELADKHGLFVIAPLFSEEDYPNTVGYNLGNVFLSEEDLTRKPESEWSYKVPGEVFDYLRHTSGDTRANGYFAFGHSAGSQFLHRKIAFAPDEQLLLAVAANAGWYTFPSFTESWPYGFKGTGISEKDMPAYLASNLLVLLGDRDNDPMHSSLRRAPEAMLQGAHRFERGQVFYNAGKELAEKLGTVFNWQLQVVPGVAHEGDRMAPAAARFMANKMEPVPHPLERVTQLIAILFIALTVFMVVRRYQTHATLFISGFALLILAYVSARITGNPFTAYEHSPTGWFGFDLFAIVKESFSTRLAKIGLIIMAAGGFARYMSSISASTALVKLSVRPLSNLKNPYLLLAFAYAVGQTLNIFVPSAAGLAMLLLVAMYPTLVELGLRPVSVAAVIGTTACLDLGPASGASNVAASVSGMEPVVYFVRYQLPVAVFVIPVVALLHFLWQRFCDKRLPEEPEQALAGLQDEVPNENVPGFYAFLPILPLVLLLVFSPLVVKSIQVDVVTAMLISLFFSMGCEAIRKRSLREALAGIVHFFKGMGDILAKVVTLIVAAETFATGVKATGLIDGLIGMVQNAGMGSIAMVIALVLLIGFTTLVTGSGNAALFSFANMIPGIASPMGVSTVTMMLPAQLAAGLFRSFSPVAGVIIAVSSAANVSPFAIVKRTSVPMIGGVIVMVIVHALIH; from the coding sequence ATGATTCCACGACAACTCGTCTTCTGGCTCCTGACTCTATTTGGGTTATTCCTGTCGGTCATTCTTGAGGCGGTGCTTCCCGATGGAACCGGTTCATTCAGCTTCACAAGTGAAAGAAACGGCAAGGAGGTTGTTGTCCACTATGTGAAGTCGGATAATTATAACCCGGGCAACCCCCCGGTGATGGTCTTCCACGGGATGAATCGTAATCCTGGTGAATACCGGGATGGATGGATCGAGCTGGCGGATAAACACGGGCTCTTTGTCATCGCCCCTTTGTTCAGTGAGGAGGACTATCCCAATACCGTCGGGTACAATTTGGGAAATGTTTTCCTTTCCGAGGAGGACTTGACCCGGAAGCCGGAATCGGAATGGAGCTACAAGGTCCCCGGAGAAGTATTCGACTATCTCAGGCATACAAGCGGTGACACACGGGCCAATGGATACTTTGCTTTTGGTCATAGTGCCGGAAGCCAGTTTCTTCACCGGAAGATTGCCTTCGCACCGGATGAACAGCTCTTGCTGGCCGTGGCCGCAAATGCAGGCTGGTATACCTTTCCATCTTTCACGGAGAGTTGGCCCTACGGATTCAAGGGGACAGGAATTTCTGAAAAGGACATGCCGGCCTACCTTGCTTCCAATCTGCTGGTCCTGCTCGGCGACAGGGACAATGATCCCATGCACAGTAGCTTGCGCCGCGCACCGGAGGCAATGTTACAGGGTGCCCACCGTTTTGAGCGTGGCCAGGTTTTCTACAATGCCGGTAAGGAACTGGCAGAGAAACTTGGAACTGTATTTAACTGGCAACTACAAGTTGTTCCGGGTGTAGCGCATGAAGGCGACCGCATGGCCCCGGCAGCGGCTCGTTTCATGGCCAATAAAATGGAGCCCGTTCCTCATCCCCTGGAGCGCGTTACACAGCTGATCGCCATTCTTTTTATTGCCCTTACAGTGTTTATGGTCGTCAGGCGCTACCAGACTCATGCCACCCTTTTCATATCCGGTTTTGCCCTGTTGATTCTTGCTTATGTCTCTGCCCGGATCACCGGAAATCCTTTTACGGCTTATGAACATTCTCCGACCGGATGGTTTGGATTCGACCTCTTTGCCATAGTGAAGGAGAGCTTCTCCACGCGCCTTGCAAAGATCGGGCTGATCATCATGGCCGCAGGCGGGTTCGCGCGATACATGTCGTCCATTTCCGCTTCCACGGCCTTGGTCAAATTATCAGTGCGCCCCCTTTCCAACCTGAAGAACCCGTACCTTCTCCTGGCATTTGCCTACGCCGTTGGACAAACCTTGAATATCTTTGTCCCGAGCGCGGCTGGCTTGGCCATGCTGCTCCTCGTCGCGATGTACCCGACGCTTGTCGAGCTTGGCCTGCGACCTGTCTCCGTGGCAGCGGTTATCGGGACGACAGCCTGCCTTGATCTCGGTCCCGCTTCCGGAGCTTCGAATGTGGCTGCCAGTGTAAGCGGAATGGAACCCGTGGTTTATTTTGTGCGTTACCAGCTTCCAGTCGCAGTGTTCGTGATTCCCGTTGTCGCCCTTCTGCATTTTCTTTGGCAGCGGTTTTGCGATAAACGCTTGCCGGAAGAGCCGGAGCAAGCCTTGGCAGGTCTTCAAGACGAGGTTCCCAACGAGAACGTGCCCGGCTTCTATGCTTTTCTCCCGATCCTTCCCTTGGTGCTGCTTCTGGTGTTCAGTCCACTTGTTGTTAAATCAATCCAGGTGGATGTTGTGACGGCCATGTTGATCAGCCTCTTCTTCAGCATGGGCTGCGAAGCCATTCGCAAACGAAGCCTCAGGGAGGCCCTTGCCGGGATCGTTCACTTTTTCAAGGGCATGGGCGACATTCTGGCCAAGGTTGTGACGCTGATTGTGGCTGCCGAAACTTTCGCCACCGGGGTCAAGGCGACCGGCCTCATTGACGGGTTAATTGGCATGGTCCAGAACGCCGGCATGGGAAGTATCGCGATGGTGATCGCACTCGTTTTATTAATCGGGTTTACAACACTCGTTACAGGAAGTGGCAACGCCGCCCTGTTCAGTTTCGCGAACATGATTCCCGGTATTGCCTCACCAATGGGCGTGAGCACCGTTACAATGATGCTCCCTGCTCAGCTGGCAGCGGGCTTATTCCGCAGCTTCTCCCCTGTCGCAGGCGTGATCATTGCTGTTTCCAGCGCGGCCAATGTCAGCCCGTTCGCCATTGTGAAGCGAACTTCAGTCCCGATGATCGGAGGCGTGATTGTCATGGTCATTGTGCACGCCCTGATCCATTAG
- a CDS encoding 50S ribosomal protein L11 methyltransferase, which yields MIEIRFPIDEAFAQQLEDYFCEEYQEYWSIEENRLTHENFLRGFFEDQQVLAEETASLRKEFPSLPDDPPIKELPDQDWKEAYKLHFKPWSERGLHWVPLWEKDTYQLPEGEEIVYLDPGMAFGTGNHETTRLCVRRLLDARDEWGSAVSAKRVIDAGCGSGILAISAAKVGFTDVTGFDNDPDSVRISLENEKLCDLDGRIDFKWADLKEGLIGQTGDLLLANILANVLCDHAELLCQSVRPGGWLVLSGILASEVKAVHAVFAPVVENHTGTLPDMDARIEGEWSDLCYRF from the coding sequence ATGATCGAGATCCGCTTTCCCATCGATGAGGCGTTCGCCCAACAACTGGAAGATTATTTCTGCGAAGAGTATCAAGAGTATTGGTCAATCGAGGAAAACCGGCTCACGCACGAAAACTTTCTCCGCGGCTTTTTTGAAGACCAACAGGTCCTTGCCGAGGAAACGGCATCCCTCCGCAAGGAATTCCCCTCTCTTCCGGACGATCCCCCGATCAAGGAGCTTCCCGATCAGGACTGGAAGGAGGCCTACAAGCTGCATTTCAAGCCATGGAGTGAGCGCGGTCTGCACTGGGTTCCACTCTGGGAAAAAGACACTTACCAACTCCCGGAAGGAGAGGAGATTGTCTATCTCGATCCGGGGATGGCCTTTGGAACCGGTAACCATGAGACAACCCGGCTCTGCGTGCGCCGCTTGCTGGACGCCCGGGACGAATGGGGGAGCGCTGTTTCAGCAAAGCGGGTCATCGATGCCGGATGCGGTTCAGGCATCCTTGCCATTTCAGCAGCAAAAGTCGGTTTCACGGATGTCACTGGTTTCGACAACGACCCCGACTCGGTCCGCATCAGTCTCGAAAATGAAAAGCTCTGTGATCTTGATGGTCGCATTGACTTCAAATGGGCCGACCTCAAGGAGGGGCTTATTGGACAAACCGGGGACCTGCTCCTCGCCAACATTCTTGCCAACGTCCTTTGCGACCATGCTGAACTCCTTTGCCAGTCCGTCCGGCCAGGCGGGTGGCTTGTCCTCAGCGGCATCCTTGCCAGCGAGGTAAAGGCTGTGCATGCGGTCTTCGCCCCGGTTGTGGAAAACCATACGGGCACATTGCCTGATATGGATGCCCGAATTGAGGGCGAATGGTCGGATTTGTGCTACCGGTTTTAA
- a CDS encoding acyl-CoA thioesterase, whose amino-acid sequence MSEEDTGPIRIFQKRFTVPRTAIDRNGHVNNVVYVQWMQDLAIKHWQTVGGETVNRDNAATWVARSHHIEYLRPAFEGDELEALTWISNLRRVRSLRKYTFRRVGDKQIIARGETDWVFIDVQSGHPKPIPDSVPAILPISPDPA is encoded by the coding sequence ATGAGTGAAGAGGACACGGGGCCCATTCGGATATTCCAGAAACGATTCACGGTTCCAAGGACAGCCATAGATCGCAACGGCCATGTTAACAATGTGGTTTATGTGCAGTGGATGCAGGATCTTGCGATCAAGCACTGGCAGACCGTGGGCGGGGAAACCGTTAACCGGGACAACGCTGCCACTTGGGTTGCGCGGTCGCATCATATTGAGTACTTGAGACCGGCTTTCGAAGGAGATGAACTTGAGGCACTGACTTGGATATCTAATCTCCGGAGAGTTCGCTCCTTGAGAAAATATACATTCCGGCGGGTGGGAGATAAACAGATTATTGCGCGCGGGGAAACAGACTGGGTCTTCATCGATGTGCAGTCGGGTCATCCGAAACCGATTCCGGATTCCGTTCCCGCGATCCTTCCAATCTCCCCCGATCCAGCTTAA
- a CDS encoding SDR family oxidoreductase, with protein sequence MDIAIVTGASSSLGLAISKRLIQMGFRVYGLGGDYTDCSLQNVNFKPYPCDLGDPEAVEAAAQNILNKEKGVFLLINNAKYYGKKQFFEADRGEIQRVLNINLLCPLILTRALADSLVTLQGFLIQLGSPYAETSRGGPVGAAASGGLKWMGEVLFHDLRDHGVKVCHLSPEPNRGRDPRTVARPGARVESAIDPEAVAQAVEQIIQSRFGNIVTEMVLRPLRVSEPEFDPVIRLPYPKPKPVPYTVPREMIEAEEQLENEEIDRKQNQRRKKQQTKKRAAPNEPKADKEVPKGEDEKERPKRKRARKAKSSRTATEEKKTEGKEKQGEKSPRRDKPAKREHAKKEPTEEVSQEPEQKRRRPRRKPRPPMTSVGFLNREKEKSADSADNSRQMSPDKPAEKKPHLKDEKHPAKKAPKRAVKKVAKKAVKKAATAKKAVEKSTTAKKAAPKKRAARKTAKKDAAKSV encoded by the coding sequence ATGGACATAGCAATTGTAACGGGAGCCTCGAGCTCTCTTGGCCTGGCTATTTCGAAGCGCCTGATCCAGATGGGATTTCGCGTTTACGGACTGGGAGGGGACTACACGGACTGCAGCCTGCAGAACGTCAACTTCAAGCCCTATCCCTGCGATTTGGGAGACCCGGAGGCCGTTGAGGCGGCTGCACAAAACATATTGAACAAGGAGAAGGGCGTTTTCCTCTTGATCAATAATGCCAAGTACTACGGGAAAAAACAGTTTTTTGAAGCAGACCGTGGAGAGATTCAGCGAGTCCTGAACATCAACCTCTTGTGCCCGCTGATTCTGACACGGGCCCTCGCGGACAGCCTTGTCACCCTGCAGGGGTTTCTCATCCAGCTGGGATCTCCCTACGCGGAAACCAGCCGCGGAGGGCCAGTCGGAGCAGCTGCTTCGGGCGGCCTGAAGTGGATGGGGGAAGTACTCTTCCATGATTTACGCGATCACGGGGTCAAGGTTTGCCATCTTTCACCGGAGCCAAACAGGGGCCGTGATCCCCGCACGGTAGCCCGCCCGGGTGCCCGTGTTGAGTCGGCGATTGATCCGGAAGCCGTGGCCCAGGCGGTAGAGCAGATTATCCAGAGCCGGTTCGGGAATATCGTCACCGAGATGGTCCTGAGGCCGCTCCGCGTGAGTGAGCCTGAGTTTGATCCAGTCATTCGCCTCCCTTATCCCAAGCCAAAGCCCGTTCCATATACGGTTCCCCGGGAAATGATTGAGGCGGAGGAGCAACTGGAAAACGAGGAAATCGATAGAAAACAGAACCAGCGCAGGAAAAAGCAGCAAACCAAGAAGCGGGCTGCACCCAATGAGCCCAAAGCGGATAAAGAAGTGCCCAAGGGTGAAGACGAGAAAGAGAGACCCAAGCGCAAGCGGGCCAGAAAAGCCAAATCTTCAAGAACCGCCACCGAGGAGAAAAAGACTGAAGGGAAAGAAAAGCAGGGCGAAAAATCCCCGAGGCGCGACAAGCCTGCAAAACGGGAACATGCAAAGAAGGAGCCAACCGAGGAAGTCAGCCAGGAGCCGGAACAGAAGCGCCGTCGTCCACGCCGCAAGCCGAGGCCCCCAATGACAAGTGTCGGGTTTTTAAATCGCGAAAAGGAGAAGTCAGCCGATTCGGCTGATAATTCAAGGCAGATGAGCCCGGATAAACCGGCGGAGAAAAAACCTCATCTTAAAGACGAGAAACATCCGGCCAAAAAAGCCCCGAAAAGGGCGGTCAAAAAGGTTGCCAAAAAAGCCGTGAAAAAAGCCGCAACAGCTAAAAAAGCGGTCGAAAAGTCGACTACCGCTAAAAAGGCTGCTCCAAAAAAGCGTGCAGCAAGGAAAACGGCGAAAAAGGACGCTGCCAAAAGCGTTTGA
- a CDS encoding M14 family zinc carboxypeptidase: MKAFLELIKGLPLCVFPGLLFGYTAPGPEVEDGYYRDPSGLTERWFPKPEKELRTPGAKTGRWSTVEEVYAALDELALEREDLEVREVGESLLGVPIRALFQTSPSPDAVTVLVQARVHGNEPASTEGALELAYELARGDLAELDMNIIILPVLNPEGAREMRRRTGTDIDPNRDYILHKSGSIRAVYRLMREYDPEVVMDMHEHDAYAWPYDLMTIGPNNPNIPEDILSFTNGVVIGGMKKAFDAAGLHLGPYRLLDFQEDGVRVRESATTFVSEKNALAMAGRISLLTEGRGIGLGTQHFHRRTFTQYTAARSVLETVAENQDEIRRIVAEARNTITSGKDDWVLRVDPVKVPSTHELVNAETFGTEAVETTYWERTKGTVVDIQKRPAAYVLHASEAALADRLRRFGLEMTTLNKETAITVETLSVDTFNPGSAVLYGGELLRSDGAPVRPAVLRNHEISMDVKTQNRMFPQGSWIVSTAQPNALYLITLEPRCLSGFASLGFWGNQLDSGFEFPVYRLMDQGVHNDHDNHASDHRD, from the coding sequence ATGAAGGCGTTTTTAGAATTAATTAAAGGCCTGCCCCTGTGTGTCTTCCCGGGTCTGCTTTTTGGTTACACGGCTCCGGGACCGGAGGTAGAGGACGGATATTACCGTGATCCGTCCGGGCTTACAGAGCGCTGGTTTCCCAAGCCGGAAAAGGAACTGCGGACACCCGGCGCGAAAACGGGTCGCTGGTCGACCGTCGAGGAAGTTTATGCTGCCTTGGACGAGTTGGCCCTTGAGCGGGAGGACCTGGAGGTACGCGAAGTAGGGGAGAGCCTGTTGGGGGTGCCCATCAGGGCGCTATTTCAGACAAGTCCTAGCCCTGACGCCGTGACGGTTTTGGTGCAGGCGCGGGTACACGGGAATGAGCCCGCCTCGACAGAAGGGGCACTTGAGCTGGCTTATGAGTTGGCGCGAGGGGACCTCGCAGAGTTGGACATGAATATCATCATCCTGCCGGTCCTGAATCCCGAGGGGGCACGCGAAATGCGCCGACGGACCGGGACAGATATTGATCCAAACCGCGATTACATCCTGCACAAAAGCGGATCCATCCGGGCGGTTTACCGCCTGATGCGGGAATACGATCCTGAAGTGGTCATGGACATGCATGAGCACGACGCCTACGCGTGGCCGTATGACCTGATGACGATTGGCCCGAACAACCCCAACATTCCGGAGGACATCCTGTCATTCACTAATGGGGTCGTGATTGGAGGGATGAAAAAGGCCTTTGATGCGGCTGGACTACATCTGGGACCTTATCGCCTCCTCGACTTTCAGGAAGATGGTGTGCGGGTTCGTGAATCGGCCACAACCTTTGTGAGTGAGAAGAATGCCTTGGCGATGGCTGGACGCATCAGCCTGCTGACGGAAGGCAGGGGAATTGGTCTTGGAACCCAACATTTTCACAGGCGCACCTTCACGCAATACACGGCGGCCCGCTCGGTGCTGGAGACCGTGGCGGAGAATCAGGATGAAATCAGGCGAATTGTCGCGGAGGCGAGGAATACAATTACATCAGGCAAGGATGACTGGGTTCTTCGGGTTGACCCGGTGAAGGTGCCCTCAACCCATGAACTGGTGAACGCTGAAACCTTCGGGACGGAGGCGGTTGAGACGACTTATTGGGAGCGAACCAAGGGGACCGTGGTCGATATCCAGAAAAGGCCAGCTGCCTATGTCCTGCACGCAAGCGAGGCCGCATTGGCGGATCGGCTGCGTCGATTCGGACTCGAGATGACAACCCTGAATAAAGAAACAGCCATCACGGTCGAGACCCTAAGCGTGGATACTTTCAATCCGGGAAGTGCCGTTCTGTACGGGGGTGAATTACTGCGAAGCGACGGGGCACCTGTACGACCGGCGGTCCTGCGCAACCATGAAATATCGATGGATGTTAAGACGCAAAACCGGATGTTTCCCCAAGGTAGTTGGATTGTCAGTACAGCCCAACCCAACGCACTTTACCTGATCACCCTCGAACCTCGCTGCCTGTCTGGATTTGCCTCGCTGGGATTCTGGGGGAACCAACTTGATTCAGGTTTTGAGTTTCCTGTATACAGGCTAATGGATCAGGGCGTGCACAATGACCATGACAATCACGCCTCCGATCATCGGGACTGA